One part of the Dunckerocampus dactyliophorus isolate RoL2022-P2 chromosome 11, RoL_Ddac_1.1, whole genome shotgun sequence genome encodes these proteins:
- the bicc2 gene encoding bicaudal C homolog 2 isoform X2 produces MANTTSTEESSPALAAAAPPEPDLETSVEPGSAAKPEPSEACCDRGDEEEEEESGQRQEGDECQSLDPEWVEERFRINRKKLETMLYAPKTGDGMTGEEFFEKVMRETDTQVKWPSKLKIGAKSKKDPHVKVEGKRANVSEAKKKILEVLETRVNKVTLKIDVAYTEHSHVIGKGGGNIKKVMEVTSCHIHFPDSNRHNAAGEKSNQVSIAGPIEGVEEARRRIRDLQPLALTFDLPVSLAPQTLPDAGSPLIQQVVQTLGVSVSFRAVPPQPQAQPAFFGSCCTVWGLQGNASAVKKATCILMELLLGSEITGGVVTSQLDVTSQQHLFLLGQNGAHFLSVMHHTQTQIILPDLSAPQNPPSLLIQGSPDGVCLARQQLMDCLPVCLMFDMREDMEADPCTLAQMMQNLGVFISVKPKVKQTNKSVVVKGLERNIQCLYEARRLLLGLDSCDSSKTTKVTPDPILAGNELTSYWLNMLLQQLRLSEHGPLPAPTIEFTSGTKPRPSPPPGLPAPTEEVRTGLKGTDSRPLEKILENDDQSGQSEDESAQDKVTLTSSEDAVNFPTSRAALMGRRGSLQGPELNKCFSQARRHSTGQAFTCRMLNAETERGRSERRNSLRRDVMLSRDVCASASESEVYDYEKKKLQATRAMQRKPVVTEVRTPTDTWSGLGFSKSMPAEAVKELRHISRRSYKPYLSTSNSQSWANQNGTTSNGSDSDNWRDRRGSHPASSSSSSSSSPSSPPPTSFSSSSHFPAFASNRNRNDKPPEGFMGCSSYFEEMCSSRRASTCSQRSPSPQMVDDLPELLSQLGLMKYIDVFEQQEIDYQTFLTLSDDDLKEVGVCTFGARRKMLLAISDLNKSKRRPSDTPSVKSGYLEGGASGRLPRIVDMEVAALSNRW; encoded by the exons ATGGCCAACACCACCAGCACCGAGGAGAGCTCTCCCGCCCTGGCCGCCGCAGCACCTCCGGAGCCTGACCTGGAAACTAGCGTAGAACCCGGCTCAGCAGCAAAGCCTGAGCCCAGCGAGGCCTGTTGCGACAGAggggatgaggaagaggaggaagaaagtGGGCAGAGGCAGGAGGGCGATGAATGTCAGAGTTTGGACCCTGAGTGGGTGGAGGAGAGGTTCAGGATCAATAGGAAGAAGTTGGAGACCATGTTGTATG CTCCAAAGACTGGGGATGGTATGACAGGCGAGGAGTTTTTTGAGAAA GTGATGAGAGAAACTGACACTCAGGTGAAATGGCCATCCAAGTTGAAGATTGGAGCCAAATCAAAGAAAG ATCCACACGTGAAGGTGGAAGGGAAGCGAGCCAATGTCTCGGAAGCCAAAAAGAAGATTCTAGAAGTTCTAGAAACCAGG GTAAACAAAGTGACCCTCAAAATAGACGTGGCCTACACAGAGCACTCCCACGTGATCGGCAAAGGTGGCGGCAACATCAAGAAGGTGATGGAGGTCACTTCCTGCCACATCCATTTCCCTGACTCCAACCGACACAATGCTGCAGGAGAGAAAAGCAACCAG GTGTCAATTGCCGGACCCATCGAGGGAGTGGAGGAGGCCAGGAGGAGGATTAGA GATCTGCAGCCGCTGgctttgacctttgacctcccCGTCAGCCTGGCCCCTCAGACTCTGCCGGACGCCGGCTCCCCGCTTATCCAGCAGGTCGTGCAGACTTTAGGGGTCAGCGTGAGCTTCAGAGCGGTGCCGCCTCAGCCTCAGGCGCAGCCCGCCTTCTTTGGAAGCTGCTGCACCGTGTGGGGCCTGCAGGGCAACGCCTCCGCAGTCAAG AAAGCAACCTGCATTTTGATGGAGTTGCTCCTGGGGTCAGAGATCACGGGCGGCGTCGTGACGAGCCAGCTGGACGTCACCTCGCAGCAGCACCTCTTCCTCTTGGGGCAAAACGGAGCTCACTTCCTGAGTGTCATGCACCACACTCAGACCCAAATCATTCTACCTGACCTCAGTGCACCTCAGAACCCACCTTCACTGCTCATCCAGGGCAGCCCTGATGGAGTGTGTCTGGCCCGGCAGCAGCTCATG GACTGTCTGCCCGTGTGTTTGATGTTTGACATGCGTGAAGACATGGAGGCAGATCCGTGCACGCTGGCTCAGATGATGCAAAACCTTGGAGTCTTCATTAGTGTCAAGCCCAAAGTGAAGCAGACCAACAAG TCAGTGGTGGTGAAAGGTCTAGAAAGGAACATCCAGTGTCTATATGAGGCTCGTCGTCTGTTGCTGGGGTTGGATTCCTGTGACTCCAGCAAGACAACCAAGGTGACCCCTGACCCCATTCTAGCCGGCAATGAGCTGACAAGCTATTGGCTGAACATGTTGCTGCAGCAGCTGCGTCTCTCTGAACACG GCCCTCTACCAGCTCCAACTATAGAATTTACGAGTGGTACAAAGCCCCGTCCATCACCTCCACCCGGGCTCCCGGCCCCCACTGAGGAAGTGAGGACAGGACTGAAGGGAACAGACAGCCGTCCACTAGAGAAG ATTCTAGAAAATGATGACCAGTCCGGTCAATCTGAGGATGAGAGCGCTCAGGATAAGGTGACGTTGACATCATCGGAGGATGCAGTGAACTTCCCCACCAGCAGGGCGGCACTGATGGGTCGGAGAGGGAGTCTGCAAGGTCCGGAGTTGAACAAGTGTTTCAGCCAGGCCAGGCGTCACTCCACGGGGCAAGCATTTACATGCAG GATGCTGAATGCAGAAACAGAGCGTGGGAGGAGTGAGCGGAGGAACAGCCTGAGGAGAGACGTGATGCTGTCCCGGGATGTTTGCGCAAGCGCTTCGGAATCTGAA GTTTACGACTATGAGAAGAAGAAACTGCAGGCAACCAGAG CAATGCAGAGAAAACCAGTGGTCACCGAAGTCCGCACACCCACAGACACTTGGAGTGGTCTCGGCTTCTCCAAATCCATGCCAGCGGAGGCCGTGAAGGAACTGCGTCACATTAGCCGTCGCAGCTACAAACCCTACCTGAGCACAAGCAATAGCCAG TCATGGGCCAATCAGAACGGGACAACATCTAACGGGAGCGACTCAGACAACTGGAGGGACAGGCGTGGTTCCCACCctgcctcctcttcctcgtcctcctcttcttcacccTCCTCCCCGCCCCCCACGTCCTTCTCGTCCTCCTCACACTTCCCTGCATTTGCATCGAACAGAAACAGGAATGACAAGCCCC CGGAGGGCTTCATGGGTTGCAGCAGCTACTTCGAAGAAATGTGCTCATCAAGAAGGGCGTCCACCTGCAGTCAGCGGAGCCCCTCCCCACAAATGGTGGATGACCTGCCAGAGCTTCTCAGCCAACTGGGCCTGATGAAGTACATTGACGTGTTTGAGCAACAAGAG ATTGACTACCAGACTTTCCTTACGCTGTCTGATGATGACCTGAAGGAAGTGGGTGTGTGCACTTTTGGAGCCAGACGTAAGATGTTGCTGGCTATCTCAG ATCTGAACAAGAGCAAGAGGAGGCCTTCAGACACACCCAGTGTGAAGTCTGGATACCTGGAAGGCGGAGCGAGCGGTAGACTGCCCCGCATTGTGGACATGGAGGTTGCAGCCTTGAGTAACCGCTGGTGA
- the bicc2 gene encoding bicaudal C homolog 2 isoform X1, with the protein MANTTSTEESSPALAAAAPPEPDLETSVEPGSAAKPEPSEACCDRGDEEEEEESGQRQEGDECQSLDPEWVEERFRINRKKLETMLYAPKTGDGMTGEEFFEKVMRETDTQVKWPSKLKIGAKSKKDPHVKVEGKRANVSEAKKKILEVLETRVNKVTLKIDVAYTEHSHVIGKGGGNIKKVMEVTSCHIHFPDSNRHNAAGEKSNQVSIAGPIEGVEEARRRIRDLQPLALTFDLPVSLAPQTLPDAGSPLIQQVVQTLGVSVSFRAVPPQPQAQPAFFGSCCTVWGLQGNASAVKKATCILMELLLGSEITGGVVTSQLDVTSQQHLFLLGQNGAHFLSVMHHTQTQIILPDLSAPQNPPSLLIQGSPDGVCLARQQLMDCLPVCLMFDMREDMEADPCTLAQMMQNLGVFISVKPKVKQTNKSVVVKGLERNIQCLYEARRLLLGLDSCDSSKTTKVTPDPILAGNELTSYWLNMLLQQLRLSEHGPLPAPTIEFTSGTKPRPSPPPGLPAPTEEVRTGLKGTDSRPLEKILENDDQSGQSEDESAQDKVTLTSSEDAVNFPTSRAALMGRRGSLQGPELNKCFSQARRHSTGQAFTCRMLNAETERGRSERRNSLRRDVMLSRDVCASASESEVYDYEKKKLQATRAMQRKPVVTEVRTPTDTWSGLGFSKSMPAEAVKELRHISRRSYKPYLSTSNSQSWANQNGTTSNGSDSDNWRDRRGSHPASSSSSSSSSPSSPPPTSFSSSSHFPAFASNRNRNDKPPEGFMGCSSYFEEMCSSRRASTCSQRSPSPQMVDDLPELLSQLGLMKYIDVFEQQEIDYQTFLTLSDDDLKEVGVCTFGARRKMLLAISGESLGSPSRKRICDEAACIFCSYPDLNKSKRRPSDTPSVKSGYLEGGASGRLPRIVDMEVAALSNRW; encoded by the exons ATGGCCAACACCACCAGCACCGAGGAGAGCTCTCCCGCCCTGGCCGCCGCAGCACCTCCGGAGCCTGACCTGGAAACTAGCGTAGAACCCGGCTCAGCAGCAAAGCCTGAGCCCAGCGAGGCCTGTTGCGACAGAggggatgaggaagaggaggaagaaagtGGGCAGAGGCAGGAGGGCGATGAATGTCAGAGTTTGGACCCTGAGTGGGTGGAGGAGAGGTTCAGGATCAATAGGAAGAAGTTGGAGACCATGTTGTATG CTCCAAAGACTGGGGATGGTATGACAGGCGAGGAGTTTTTTGAGAAA GTGATGAGAGAAACTGACACTCAGGTGAAATGGCCATCCAAGTTGAAGATTGGAGCCAAATCAAAGAAAG ATCCACACGTGAAGGTGGAAGGGAAGCGAGCCAATGTCTCGGAAGCCAAAAAGAAGATTCTAGAAGTTCTAGAAACCAGG GTAAACAAAGTGACCCTCAAAATAGACGTGGCCTACACAGAGCACTCCCACGTGATCGGCAAAGGTGGCGGCAACATCAAGAAGGTGATGGAGGTCACTTCCTGCCACATCCATTTCCCTGACTCCAACCGACACAATGCTGCAGGAGAGAAAAGCAACCAG GTGTCAATTGCCGGACCCATCGAGGGAGTGGAGGAGGCCAGGAGGAGGATTAGA GATCTGCAGCCGCTGgctttgacctttgacctcccCGTCAGCCTGGCCCCTCAGACTCTGCCGGACGCCGGCTCCCCGCTTATCCAGCAGGTCGTGCAGACTTTAGGGGTCAGCGTGAGCTTCAGAGCGGTGCCGCCTCAGCCTCAGGCGCAGCCCGCCTTCTTTGGAAGCTGCTGCACCGTGTGGGGCCTGCAGGGCAACGCCTCCGCAGTCAAG AAAGCAACCTGCATTTTGATGGAGTTGCTCCTGGGGTCAGAGATCACGGGCGGCGTCGTGACGAGCCAGCTGGACGTCACCTCGCAGCAGCACCTCTTCCTCTTGGGGCAAAACGGAGCTCACTTCCTGAGTGTCATGCACCACACTCAGACCCAAATCATTCTACCTGACCTCAGTGCACCTCAGAACCCACCTTCACTGCTCATCCAGGGCAGCCCTGATGGAGTGTGTCTGGCCCGGCAGCAGCTCATG GACTGTCTGCCCGTGTGTTTGATGTTTGACATGCGTGAAGACATGGAGGCAGATCCGTGCACGCTGGCTCAGATGATGCAAAACCTTGGAGTCTTCATTAGTGTCAAGCCCAAAGTGAAGCAGACCAACAAG TCAGTGGTGGTGAAAGGTCTAGAAAGGAACATCCAGTGTCTATATGAGGCTCGTCGTCTGTTGCTGGGGTTGGATTCCTGTGACTCCAGCAAGACAACCAAGGTGACCCCTGACCCCATTCTAGCCGGCAATGAGCTGACAAGCTATTGGCTGAACATGTTGCTGCAGCAGCTGCGTCTCTCTGAACACG GCCCTCTACCAGCTCCAACTATAGAATTTACGAGTGGTACAAAGCCCCGTCCATCACCTCCACCCGGGCTCCCGGCCCCCACTGAGGAAGTGAGGACAGGACTGAAGGGAACAGACAGCCGTCCACTAGAGAAG ATTCTAGAAAATGATGACCAGTCCGGTCAATCTGAGGATGAGAGCGCTCAGGATAAGGTGACGTTGACATCATCGGAGGATGCAGTGAACTTCCCCACCAGCAGGGCGGCACTGATGGGTCGGAGAGGGAGTCTGCAAGGTCCGGAGTTGAACAAGTGTTTCAGCCAGGCCAGGCGTCACTCCACGGGGCAAGCATTTACATGCAG GATGCTGAATGCAGAAACAGAGCGTGGGAGGAGTGAGCGGAGGAACAGCCTGAGGAGAGACGTGATGCTGTCCCGGGATGTTTGCGCAAGCGCTTCGGAATCTGAA GTTTACGACTATGAGAAGAAGAAACTGCAGGCAACCAGAG CAATGCAGAGAAAACCAGTGGTCACCGAAGTCCGCACACCCACAGACACTTGGAGTGGTCTCGGCTTCTCCAAATCCATGCCAGCGGAGGCCGTGAAGGAACTGCGTCACATTAGCCGTCGCAGCTACAAACCCTACCTGAGCACAAGCAATAGCCAG TCATGGGCCAATCAGAACGGGACAACATCTAACGGGAGCGACTCAGACAACTGGAGGGACAGGCGTGGTTCCCACCctgcctcctcttcctcgtcctcctcttcttcacccTCCTCCCCGCCCCCCACGTCCTTCTCGTCCTCCTCACACTTCCCTGCATTTGCATCGAACAGAAACAGGAATGACAAGCCCC CGGAGGGCTTCATGGGTTGCAGCAGCTACTTCGAAGAAATGTGCTCATCAAGAAGGGCGTCCACCTGCAGTCAGCGGAGCCCCTCCCCACAAATGGTGGATGACCTGCCAGAGCTTCTCAGCCAACTGGGCCTGATGAAGTACATTGACGTGTTTGAGCAACAAGAG ATTGACTACCAGACTTTCCTTACGCTGTCTGATGATGACCTGAAGGAAGTGGGTGTGTGCACTTTTGGAGCCAGACGTAAGATGTTGCTGGCTATCTCAGGTGAGTCCCTAGGATCTCCATCGCGTAAAAGGATCTGTGATGAAGCTGCATGCATTTTCTGCTCCTATCCAGATCTGAACAAGAGCAAGAGGAGGCCTTCAGACACACCCAGTGTGAAGTCTGGATACCTGGAAGGCGGAGCGAGCGGTAGACTGCCCCGCATTGTGGACATGGAGGTTGCAGCCTTGAGTAACCGCTGGTGA